A genomic stretch from Pseudoliparis swirei isolate HS2019 ecotype Mariana Trench chromosome 18, NWPU_hadal_v1, whole genome shotgun sequence includes:
- the prph gene encoding peripherin, with product MSHSSMHTSTSYRRTFGSPHPISMSSYSPVSSRTSVSGGRYMRSMPPGAASRSTSYHQQRSRSAAQHPRLSYDKVDFTLSEAINQEFLTTRNNEKAELQELNDRFASFIEKVRYLETQNGALQQELNQFKGQHQHGQPNRASELFQEEVRDLRRQLDATEKERDQYQLERENLAEDLGLLKQRLDEEAQKRADAENNLVAFRKDVDDATLSRLELERKIESLMDEIEFLKKLHDEEIQDVQVSIQTQQLKLEVESTVRPDLTGALRDIRAQYETIASKNMQETEDWHKSKFNDLTESAKRNTDALRQAKQEANESRRQMQSLNCEVDALKNTNESLMRQMREMEDQFSNEIGNYQDNVGRLEDEMCHLKEEMARHLREYQDLLNVKMALDIEIATYRKLLEGEESRITIPILNLGMRSHHGDQDYDHTPSSMGKRTVLIKTVETRDGEVVKESKREKDRESARTDKDDDE from the exons ATGAGCCACTCTTCAATGCATACCTCAACTTCCTACAGGCGCACCTTTGGAAGCCCACACCCTATCTCCATGTCCTCTTACTCTCCCGTGTCCTCCCGTACGTCAGTTTCTGGAGGGCGCTACATGCGTTCAATGCCACCTGGGGCTGCATCCCGCTCCACCTCCTACCACCAACAGCGCTCTCGCTCTGCCGCCCAGCACCCTCGCCTCTCCTACGACAAGGTGGACTTCACCTTGTCTGAAGCCATCAACCAGGAGTTCCTAACCACCCGCAACAACGAGAAGGCCGAGCTGCAGGAGCTCAACGACCGCTTTGCCAGCTTCATCGAGAAGGTGCGGTACCTGGAGACGCAGAATGGTGCACTGCAGCAAGAGCTCAACCAGTTCAAAGGCCAGCATCAGCACGGTCAGCCCAACCGCGCCTCTGAGCTCTTCCAGGAAGAGGTGAGGGACCTGCGCCGCCAACTGGACGCCACCGAAAAGGAGAGGGACCAGTACCAACTGGAGAGGGAGAACCTGGCTGAGGACCTGGGTCTGCTCAAGCAAAG GTTGGATGAAGAAGCCCAGAAGAGGGCAGATGCTGAAAACAACCTGGTTGCTTTCCGCAAG GATGTGGATGATGCCACGTTGTCTCGTTtggagctggagaggaagaTTGAGTCTCTGATGGATGAGATTGAATTCCTTAAGAAGCTCCATGATGAA GAAATCCAGGACGTACAAGTGAGTATCCAGACCCAGCAGCTGAAGCTGGAGGTCGAGAGCACAGTCAGGCCTGACCTGACTGGAGCTCTGAGGGACATCAGGGCCCAGTATGAGACCATTGCTTCAAAGAACATGCAGGAAACGGAGGACTGGCACAAGTCCAAG TTTAATGATTTGACTGAGTCTGCAAAGCGCAACACTGATGCTCTGAGGCAGGCCAAGCAGGAGGCCAATGAGTCCAGGAGGCAGATGCAGTCCCTCAACTGTGAAGTTGATGCACTGAAGAACACA AATGAAAGTCTGATGAGGCAGATGCGTGAAATGGAGGACCAGTTTAGCAATGAGATCGGCAACTACCAGGACAACGTAGGCAGACTGGAGGATGAGATGTGCCACCTGAAGGAAGAGATGGCTCGCCACCTTCGGGAGTACCAGGACCTCCTCAATGTCAAAATGGctctggacattgagattgctACTTACCGTAAACtactggagggggaggagagcag GATTACTATTCCCATCCTCAATCTTGGCATGAGAAGTCACCATGGTGATCAAG ACTATGACCACACTCCAAGCAGCATGGGCAAGAGGACTGTGCTGATCAAGACTGTTGAGACTAGAGATGGAGAG GTGGTGAAGGAATCCAAGAGGGAGAAGGACAGGGAGTCAGCTCGCACCGACAAGGATGATGACGAGTAG